A genome region from Diorhabda carinulata isolate Delta chromosome 2, icDioCari1.1, whole genome shotgun sequence includes the following:
- the LOC130903826 gene encoding uncharacterized protein LOC130903826: protein MSSSVETGILFLIVLFNIVSSLPFDNKAATETDNEFGGHQDKRKNEEANLESSFGGPAYVRSRRHIEFDKLLGTLQQFKDMLHARDNFGPNTNFPLGNPHDFHRGNLNHNHGVPVGYHPPRGEVYGHEDPLFGHFPENHRRFGDPNFNWCHPQPWDHPPHYPHKENGGKPPNRRTDVIPDTNNATDPDIKNQDDVTDIIIIENGQATAKTTQYPPIDIRFGTRK, encoded by the exons atgagTAGTTCCGTGGAAACAGGTATCTTGTTTTTAATAGTATTGTTTAATATTGTCAGTAGTTTACCTTTCGATAATAAAGCAGCAACTGAAACAGACAATGAGTTCGGTGGACATCAAG ataaaagaaaaaatgaggAAGCTAATTTAGAATCTTCGTTTGGTGGTCCTGCCTACGTCCGTTCAAGGCGGCATATAGAATTCGATAAGTTACTAGGGACATTACAGCAATTCAAGGATATGTTACATGCACGCGACAACTTTGGGCCAAATACTAATTTTCCTCTAGGTAATCCACATGATTTTCATCGGGGAAATTTGAATCATAATCACGGAGTACCAGTCGGCTACCATCCTCCTAGGGGAGAAGTTTATG GACACGAAGATCCTTTATTTGGACACTTTCCAGAAAATCATCGTAGATTTGGTGATCCTAACTTCAATTGGTGTCATCCTCAGCCATGGGATCATCCCCCTCATTATCCACATAAAGAGAATGGCGGTAAACCACCAAATCGGAGAACTGATGTTATTCCGGATACCAATAATGCGACTGATCCAGATATAAAGAATCAAGATGATGTTAcggatattattattatagaaaatggTCAGGCTACAGCAAAAACGACTCAATATCCACCCATTGATATTAGATTTGGAACAAGAAAGTGA
- the LOC130903734 gene encoding uncharacterized protein LOC130903734, whose protein sequence is MEIKQQSDVHLKAMLNNPIPSKFTPAVPVPDWNIASQNPSTSANAVNTTQVPVIKPNPSLINVAIQASAVGEPHTNITLQNCVSTVDLNTTLDLETINARTRNSEYNPARFHGVIMRLREPRTTALIFRSGKIVCTGARHEYDGLLASKKFARIIQKLGFNIKFSNFKVQNLVATCDLRFPIKLENLNMMHGQFSSYEPELFPGLVYRMVKPRLVLLIYVNGKIVFTGAKNREDIKEALHNIYPILRSFRKN, encoded by the exons atggaaataaaacaacaatcaGATGTACACCTTAAAGCTATGCTCAATAACCCGATCCCTTCAAAGTTTACTCCAGCTGTTCCTGTTCCTGACTGGAACATTGCATCACAAAATCCCTCAACATCTGCTAATGCTGTAAACACTACGCAG GTACCTGTGATAAAACCAAATCCTTCTCTAATTAATGTAGCTATTCAAGCCTCTGCTGTTGGCGAGCCCCATACTAATATCACTCTACA aaaTTGTGTGTCTACAGTTGACTTGAATACAACACTTGatttagaaacaataaatgCTAGAACAAGAAATTCTGAGTACAATCCTGCAAGGTTTCATGGAGTGATTATGAGATTAAGAGAGCCAAGAACTACAGCACTTATTTTTAGATCAGGAAAAATTGTTTGTACAGGTGCTAGGCATGAATATGATGGATTACttgcttcaaaaaaatttgCGAGGATTATACAAAAATTGGGATTTAAT ataaaattttccaACTTCAAAGTACAAAACTTAGTAGCAACGTGTGATTTACGGTTTCcgattaaattagaaaatttaaacatGATGCATGGTCAATTCAGTAG TTATGAACCAGAATTATTTCCTGGACTAGTGTACAGAATGGTAAAACCACGATTAGTACTCCTAATTTACGTTAATggcaaaattgtttttactggTGCCAAAAACAGGGAAGATATTAAAGAAGCATTACACAATATTTATCCAATATTAAgaagtttcagaaaaaattga